A stretch of the Actinotalea sp. JY-7876 genome encodes the following:
- a CDS encoding APC family permease, translated as MSTTPTAPREATDGAPADDGGLRRTVGRKVLLLFVVGDILGAGIYALTGKVAAEVGGAIWVPFLVAFSLATLTAASYVELVGKYPSAAGAALYANRAFRRPFLTFLVAFAVMMSGITSASAAARAFGGDYLAEFVSVPTVAAAWVFLGLVTVINLVGISESVRVNVVLTLVELTGLLVIVAIGVWSVATGEGDVSRAVRLDGDGGSVLLAVLGGTALAFYALLGFEDSVNLAEECRDPRRDFPRAVFAGLAITGVIYLSVAFTSSMLVDTQTLVDSSGPLLEVVKVAGVPFPPALFAVIALLAVGNTALINMIMASRLVYGMAREGIVPRVLGRVHETRRTPWVAIAFTLAVALTLVSTGDLAGLADTTVLLLLLVFVVVNVSVLVLRRTDPGEGGHFRAATWVPVAGAVVSAVLASPLTGRGADVYLRAGLLLAIGVVLYAVNRAVVGRSVPPSG; from the coding sequence ATGTCCACCACACCCACCGCGCCGCGGGAGGCCACCGACGGCGCGCCGGCCGACGACGGCGGGCTGCGCCGGACCGTCGGTCGCAAGGTGCTGCTGCTGTTCGTCGTGGGGGACATCCTCGGCGCCGGCATCTACGCCCTCACGGGGAAGGTGGCGGCGGAGGTCGGCGGCGCGATCTGGGTGCCGTTCCTCGTCGCGTTCAGCCTCGCCACGCTGACCGCCGCCTCGTACGTCGAGCTCGTCGGCAAGTACCCCAGTGCGGCGGGCGCCGCGCTGTACGCCAACCGCGCGTTCCGGCGCCCCTTCCTGACGTTCCTCGTCGCCTTCGCCGTGATGATGTCCGGCATCACGTCGGCGTCCGCGGCCGCGCGGGCCTTCGGCGGGGACTACCTGGCCGAGTTCGTCAGCGTGCCCACCGTCGCGGCGGCGTGGGTGTTCCTCGGGCTCGTGACGGTGATCAACCTCGTGGGCATCTCGGAGTCGGTCCGGGTCAACGTCGTGCTCACGCTCGTCGAGCTCACCGGGCTGCTCGTCATCGTCGCGATCGGCGTGTGGTCGGTCGCCACGGGCGAGGGCGACGTGAGCCGGGCCGTGCGCCTCGACGGCGACGGCGGCAGCGTCCTGCTGGCGGTGCTCGGCGGCACCGCCCTCGCCTTCTACGCGCTCCTGGGCTTCGAGGACTCGGTCAACCTGGCCGAGGAGTGCCGCGACCCGCGCCGCGACTTCCCGCGCGCCGTCTTCGCAGGACTGGCCATCACCGGCGTCATCTACCTCTCGGTGGCCTTCACGTCCTCCATGCTCGTCGACACCCAGACCCTGGTGGACTCGAGCGGGCCGCTGCTCGAGGTGGTCAAGGTGGCGGGGGTCCCGTTCCCGCCGGCGCTGTTCGCCGTCATCGCCCTGCTGGCCGTGGGCAACACCGCGCTCATCAACATGATCATGGCGTCGCGCCTGGTGTACGGGATGGCGCGGGAGGGCATCGTGCCGCGCGTGCTCGGCCGGGTGCACGAGACGCGGCGCACCCCGTGGGTGGCGATCGCGTTCACGCTCGCCGTCGCCCTGACGCTCGTCAGCACGGGCGACCTGGCAGGGCTGGCGGACACCACGGTGCTGCTGCTGCTCCTGGTGTTCGTGGTCGTCAACGTGTCGGTGCTGGTCCTGCGCCGCACGGACCCGGGCGAGGGCGGCCACTTCCGCGCCGCCACCTGGGTGCCCGTCGCGGGGGCGGTCGTCAGCGCGGTGCTCGCGAGCCCTCTGACGGGGCGCGGCGCGGACGTCTACCTGCGGGCCGGGCTGCTGCTCGCGATCGGCGTCGTGCTGTACGCGGTGAACCGGGCCGTCGT